In Mobula hypostoma chromosome 13, sMobHyp1.1, whole genome shotgun sequence, the following are encoded in one genomic region:
- the LOC134355393 gene encoding cleavage and polyadenylation specificity factor subunit 7-like, which produces MGCFKMAVHSNMAVHGLLQAGAAGAGGSEQVPGGGPENENQNQMDLYDDLIDDIIGVPLDNGFNPKKDSCNLPECSSSDAIASTTEAPATTTPSKPSVPGKVAVPLLERSLLIGNLTWWTSADDLVSASRSAGVFNVNNIRIYEVPKGGQSKGFAKVDLSSDWDSYRLLEMIPKRKIHGKIPDVRPFTTANRQYFETQFIRAVKKSKAYSSGNEVFSYDGSDRQSAFDSLKETVQGDSALQDQTPSPIEQSAVKLTASVVGNKFQPAAFLSPNFLLRNFISLGVSAMSIPRLGFGGHGYRQSFQMACAAPAPFIPPINPGFFPFRNNLFPPMFNPYRALAREPQFQETLQSMEIRKELERRGAILPSNESKDDSSEDYGSLLRLVSFVKKTKSVTPDNYRDSLNCPPSQLHGTELKQFSSGLRELEYPRQRENQRSGERSGSVRDRSRSPSSSDGHYQDKKMDYDPERQQRIHCDYSPRRDHHSDRSRDKRDSYGLEGPCDSLRYTSRSDDIWHVYSEKSGKGHDYSEEKYLRKKEKDREYEF; this is translated from the exons CCAGAAAATGAAAATCAGAACCAGATGGATCTCTATGATGATTTAATTGATGATATAATAGGCGTACCTTTAGACAATGGGTTCAACCCTAAAAAGGACAGTTGTAATCTGCCAGAGTGCTCATCAAGTGATGCAATTGCTTCAACGACTGAAGCTCCAGCTACCACAACTCCATCCAAACCTTCCGTTCCGGGTAAGGTTGCTGTTCCACTTCTTGAGAGGAGTCTGCTGATTGGCAATCTGACATGG TGGACATCTGCTGATGACTTAGTAAGTGCCAGTCGTTCTGCTGGAGTATTTAATGTTAATAACATCAGAATTTATGAAGTTCCAAAAGGTGGTCAATCAAAAGG ATTTGCTAAAGTGGATCTGAGTTCTGATTGGGACAGTTACAGATTGTTGGAAATGATCCCAAAGAGAAAAATTCATGGGAAGATTCCTGATGTACGGCCCTTTACCACAGCAAATCGCCAGTATTTTGAAACGCAGTTCATACGTG CGGTCAAAAAATCGAAGGCGTATTCATCAGGAAATGAAGTATTTAGTTATGATGGAAGTGATCGTCAGTCTGCATTTGATTCTTTAAAAGAAACAGTTCAAG GGGATTCAGCTCTTCAAGACCAGACCCCTTCACCAATCGAACAGTCGGCAGTTAAACTAACAGCTTCGGTTGTTGGAAATAAATTCCAACCTGCTGCTTTTCTTTCTCCTAACTTTCTGTTACGAAACTTCATTTCACTGGGTGTTTCAGCTATGAGTATTCCACGACTAGGTTTTGGTGGACATGGTTATCGTCAGTCGTTCCAGATGGCTTGTGCTGCTCCTGCGCCCTTCATACCACCAATCAACCCCGGATTTTTTCCTTTTCGCAACAACTTATTTCCACCTATGTTTAATCCATACAGAGCGCTTGCAAG GGAACCACAATTTCAAGAGACCCTGCAAAGCATGGAGATCAGAAAAGAGCTTGAAAGAAGAGGGGCAATTTTACCCAGTAATGAGAGCAAAG ATGACTCTTCGGAAGATTATGGGAGTCTCCTTCGGCTTGTTTCTTTTGTAAAAAAGACCAAATCAGTTACACCTGATAACTACAGGGATTCGTTAAATTGTCCTCCAAGCCAGCTGCATGGAACAGAATTGAAACAATTTTCTTCAGGATTACG GGAGCTGGAATATCCAAGGCAGAGAGAAAATCAGAGATCTGGGGAGAGAAGCGGATCTGTGAGGGATCGCTCCAGGAGTCCGAGTTCCAGTGATGGTCACTATCAAGATAAAAAAATGGATTATGATCCAGAGCGGCAACAAAGGATTCATTGTGATTATTCTCCTCGGAGGGATCACCATTCAGACCGAAGCCGAGATAAAAGGGACAGCTATGGTCTAGAAGGGCCTTGTGACTCTCTGAGATATACCTCTAGAAGTGATGATATCTGGCATGTTTATTCAGAAAAGAGTGGAAAAGGACACGATTACAGTGAAGAAAAATAtcttagaaaaaaagaaaaggacaGAGAGTACGAGTTTTGA